TTCCTTTCTTTTTCGGCTTGTTCTGCACCTCGTCATCGTCGTCGAGCATCCGGTATTTCGGGGCTTCGGCGTCGTCGAACTGGCCGCTGCGGACGGCCCAGAGGAAGAGCGCCCAGCCGCCGAGGCCGATGACGAAGCCGAGGGCTATGAGAAAAAAGGTGCTTGCCATGCGTTGTCCGTCAAATTTTTCGGAGCCTGAGCGAGTTGCTCACCACCACGAGCGAGCTGGTTGCCATGAGCAGCGCCGAGACGATCGGGTGCAGCACTCCACCGACGGCGAGCGGCACGGCGATGAGGTTGTAGCCGAAGGCCCAGGCGAGGTTCTGCCGGATGACGGCGAAGCATTTGCGCGAGTGGGCCAGGAGCGTGCCGAGCAGTTCGAGGTCGTCGTTCATGATGGTGACTCCGGCGCTTTCGATGGCGATGCCCGTGGCCGTGCCGAAGGTGACGCCGGTGTCGGCTTCGGTGAGCGCCGGGGCGTCGTTGATGCCGTCGCCCGCCATCAGCACGGTTTCGCCGTTTCGCTTCAGCTCCCTGATCGCGTCAGCTTTTCCGATGGGATCGAGTCCGGAGCGTACCTCCGTGATGCCGCATTTCCCGGCAATATAGCGCGCCACGCCCACATTGTCGCCGGTGAGGATCATCAGCCGCAAGCCCTGCGCCCGCAGCGCCCCGATCATCCGCCCGGCGTCGTCGCGCAGTTCGTCTATGAGGCCGAAGAGGCCCGCGAGCTTGCGGTCGCAGGCGACGAAGACCGTCGTCTTGCCCGATGCTTCGAGCTTGGCCGCAGTGGCGAGGCACTCGGCGTCAATCTCGATTTCCTCCTTTTCAAGCAACGCGCGTGATCCCGAAATCCACGCTTCGCCAGCGATCACGCCCGAAACGCCCATGCCCGGGATGGAGCGGAACTCCTCGACCGGCACCGTTTCGCCATGCCATCCCTCCGCAATCGCTCGGCCTGCCGGGTGGCGCGAGAGGCTTTCGAGCGAGGCGCAGCGCTGCATGAAGTTGCCGGATGCGCCGTAGTCGAAGGTGTCGGTGAGCGTTGGAGCGCCGCGGGTGATGGTGCCGGTCTTGTCGAGCACGACGGTGGTGGTTTTTGAGATCGACTCGAAAATATCGCCCCCCTTGACGAGGATGCCTTTGCGGCTGACCGCCGTGGTGCCGACGAGGATGGCGAGCGGCGTGGCCAGGCCCAACGCGCAGGGGCAGGCGATGACGAGCACCGAGACGGCGTTCATGAGCGCCGTGACCGGCGGCGCTCCCGACAGCCGCCACCAGGCGAAGGTGGCCGCCGCGAGCAGAATGATGGCGGGCACGAACCATCCGGCGACGCGGTCGGCCACGCCCTGGATCGGCGCTTTCCGCGCTTGCGCCTCCTCGACCGTGCGGATGATGCTTGCCAGGAGCGTTTGCCTGGCATCTCCGGAGACTTTGACGCGCAGCCGTCCGGTGATGGCACAGGTGCCCGCGTAGACTTTGCTGCCGTCGATTTTCGTGACCGGTGCCGACTCGCCGGTGAGCATCGATTCATCGACATCCGCCTCGCCGCCGGTCACGACGCCGTCGAGCGGCATGCGGTCGCCGGGCAGCACCTCGACGACCGCCCCCTCGCCGATCCGTTCGAGCGGCGTGAGCGAGGTCTGTCCCTCCGCATCGACAAGCAGCGCCTCGCGGGGTTGGAGGTCGGCGAGCGCGGCAAGAGCGCTGCCCGCCTTGAGGCGCGAACCCGCCTCGAGGAATCGTCCCAGGAGAATGAAGGTGACGATCATGGCCGAGGTGTCGAAGAAGACCTCGCCGCCAGTGAAGATCATCGCCACGCTGTAAAAGTAGGCCGCGAGCGAGCCGAGCGCCACGAGCACGTCCATGGTCAGCGCGCGGTTGCGCATTGAGCGCAGGGCGTTCGAGATGAAGGGCCAGCCGGAGTAGAAAACCACCGGCGTGGCCAGCGCCCACGAAATGAGCTGGAAGGCGAGGCGGTAGGTGGTTTCGATGCCCTGGAAGAATCCGGCGTAGAGCGCGGCGATGATGAGCATGAGCTGCATCGAAAAGAAGCCCGCCGTGCCGAAGCGCAGGAGCAGGTCGCGCTTTTCGGCGGAGAATGCCTCGACCTGCGAGCCTTGCCGGACGGGTCTCGGCAGGTAGCCGATGCCGGAGAGGGTTTTGAGGATTTTGTCGAGCGTGACCGCGTCGCTTCGCCACTCGACGGTCGCGCGATGGGTGGCGAAGTTGACCCGCGCCGAGACGATGCCGTCGAGTCGCCCGAGCACCTTTTCGACGAGCCAGACGCACGAGGCGCAGCGGATGCCCGAGAGCAGCAGCTCGATGCGGCTCTGCGATCCGTCCGACACGACGTCGTCCGCGAATTCCCGCGCGTCCACGGCGGCGAAGGCCGGGCGGCCCGGCTGCCAGTCGCAGCGCTGCTGGTAGAAGGCGTCGAGAGACTCGCCGTGGATCAGCTCGTACGCGCCGAGGCAGCCGTGGCAGCAGAAGTTGCGTGTTTCGCCATCGATCACCGCCGTGACCGCCGCCGACGCAGGAACCTCCTGCATGCAGTGGTCGCAGCGGATGGTCTGATTACTCCGGAGGTTCAATGTATCACTATTGGTTTGCAACAAAACCTCGCTTTACGGTCATTCCGATCCCGATTTGTCGGGAGAAAAATCCAGAAGTTATTGTCCGGAAACAAGATGGATGTTTCATTTCGCTACGCTTCATTCAGAATGACAAACGCTTTTCCTGCATGTTATGACTATCTGTTGTCGCCAGTTATTAATCCGGCCATGATAACGCTCAAAAAATAGCCCCGGACTTTAGTTCGGGGTATGCAGATAACGCATAATAAATAATGGCTTTAGCCTAATATCTTTCAACGGCGGTGATTGCGATTTATTGTTATCGCCAGGTAATGACAGCCTTTCGCCTCAGTCACGGACGTTGAAGGTGAAGGCGGGATTGCCGAGTTCCGGCGAGAGGATGGTTGCCTGCCAGAGGGTGCGGCCGCTCCTGCACTTCACGATGATCCCCTTGCCCTCCCATGCGCCGCCGGGTTGCCGTTTCAGCATGACCTGGTTCTTGCCCATCATCATGCCCGGCATGGAGAGGTCGAGAATGAGTGACGAAGGAAGCCCTTCCGCCGGGGCCATCGTCACCTTGAAGGTCAGCTCCTGCATGTGCCTGACCGGTTTTGGCGAGATGTCGAGGGTCACTTGCCGGTCGCCGACCTTTTTGGTGCAGGGGCCGCTGTGGATGGCGTTGCTGTCGGCGGCGTAATCGGCCAGCGCTGGCGCGGCGCCGAGCGGCATTGCCATGAAAAGAGCCAGGGCGGCTCTGCTCAGTTGACGTCGTAAAACCATGATTTGCTGGTGTTCAGGTTGTTGGAAGAGAGGTCGATCCTGACCAGCCATTTGCCCCTGGCGGGTACATCGACCGTTGTCTTGTAGATGCCTGGCGCGGTTTCGCGCATGACGAAGGTGACATCCTGGGCGCTGTTCTGAACCTGGCCGATGAAGAGCTTCACGGCGGCGTTTGTCAGCGGCTTGCCCTGCTCGGTGAGCACGAAGGTCAGCTCGTTCTCGCCCTGCAGGATCGACTCCGGTCTTACGACCTGTAAGCCGATGCGCCGCTCCTCCGTTTTCGCGCGGAACCAGCCGTTCTGCTTCAGGTAATAGTCCGGCTCGACAAGCCCCTCGGCGTTGCGGAAAGCCACAGTCAGGCCGCTGGCCATCGCGAACAGGAACAGGGCATACAGTGCGATGATGAATGGTTTCACAGGAATCCAGCCTCCCTGCTGACGGAAATGCCGCTGCCGGTGATCGTCAGTTTCACCTTGTCCCGTTTGCCGGTCGCCCTGACGAGCACCCTGTTTCTCGCCTCGCCGAAGGGCGCAATCGATACGGTGCGCTGGCCGATCAGGGTGACGTCATCCGGTGCTTCGATCTTCAGTTCGAGCGTGCGGCTGGTGTTGTTGTAAATGCTCCATGCGTAGCGGTTCAGGCCCGGAGGGAGCGGCTCCTGCACGCGGCTGAGGGTGAACTCGACCGGCGGGCGCATGGCGAAGAGCAGCACCACCATGAGCGCCGAGGCCGCCGTGAGGCCCGCGAGCCAGAAGGTTTTCGGGCGGATGATTTTGCCCTTGTAGTTCGGGAATGGCGGCAGGTCGCGCTTGCTGCTCTTCAGCCAGCAGGCGTCGATGCACTCCGCGCAGGCGATGCAGCTGGTGCTGAGCCCCTCCTTGATGTCGATGCCGACCGGGCAGATCCTCACGCAGTCGTCGCATTTCATGCAGGTCGAGTCGCGCGACTTGTCGTACTCGATCACGAGGGTATCCTTGTCGAACAGAGTGTTCTGCATCATGGCGTAGGGGCAGATCGTGGTGCAGAACTTCCGTCCGAGGAAGCCGAGTTCGAGATACACCAGCACCCACAGCACGATGAAGAATCCGGCGATCAAGGGCGAGGTGAAGAGGCCGCGCATCGCCTCCGCCGGGGGGACGAAGTACCAGATCATGGTGATCGACACCAGCGCCGAAACCGGCAGCAGAATCAGCTTCTGCAAGGTTTTGCGGTGCTGCCTGCCGAAGAGCGA
This genomic window from Chlorobaculum limnaeum contains:
- a CDS encoding 4Fe-4S dicluster domain-containing protein codes for the protein MQIVWKRYRRAVEMLQALLLTGLPFLKIDGQSAFRFDIRELNLYFFGSVIRIGDFYLILAATLFLLLFISAVTVILGRVWCGWLCPQTVLLDLTESLASLFGRQHRKTLQKLILLPVSALVSITMIWYFVPPAEAMRGLFTSPLIAGFFIVLWVLVYLELGFLGRKFCTTICPYAMMQNTLFDKDTLVIEYDKSRDSTCMKCDDCVRICPVGIDIKEGLSTSCIACAECIDACWLKSSKRDLPPFPNYKGKIIRPKTFWLAGLTAASALMVVLLFAMRPPVEFTLSRVQEPLPPGLNRYAWSIYNNTSRTLELKIEAPDDVTLIGQRTVSIAPFGEARNRVLVRATGKRDKVKLTITGSGISVSREAGFL
- the ccoS gene encoding cbb3-type cytochrome oxidase assembly protein CcoS: MASTFFLIALGFVIGLGGWALFLWAVRSGQFDDAEAPKYRMLDDDDEVQNKPKKKGMAEK
- a CDS encoding heavy metal translocating P-type ATPase — encoded protein: MNLRSNQTIRCDHCMQEVPASAAVTAVIDGETRNFCCHGCLGAYELIHGESLDAFYQQRCDWQPGRPAFAAVDAREFADDVVSDGSQSRIELLLSGIRCASCVWLVEKVLGRLDGIVSARVNFATHRATVEWRSDAVTLDKILKTLSGIGYLPRPVRQGSQVEAFSAEKRDLLLRFGTAGFFSMQLMLIIAALYAGFFQGIETTYRLAFQLISWALATPVVFYSGWPFISNALRSMRNRALTMDVLVALGSLAAYFYSVAMIFTGGEVFFDTSAMIVTFILLGRFLEAGSRLKAGSALAALADLQPREALLVDAEGQTSLTPLERIGEGAVVEVLPGDRMPLDGVVTGGEADVDESMLTGESAPVTKIDGSKVYAGTCAITGRLRVKVSGDARQTLLASIIRTVEEAQARKAPIQGVADRVAGWFVPAIILLAAATFAWWRLSGAPPVTALMNAVSVLVIACPCALGLATPLAILVGTTAVSRKGILVKGGDIFESISKTTTVVLDKTGTITRGAPTLTDTFDYGASGNFMQRCASLESLSRHPAGRAIAEGWHGETVPVEEFRSIPGMGVSGVIAGEAWISGSRALLEKEEIEIDAECLATAAKLEASGKTTVFVACDRKLAGLFGLIDELRDDAGRMIGALRAQGLRLMILTGDNVGVARYIAGKCGITEVRSGLDPIGKADAIRELKRNGETVLMAGDGINDAPALTEADTGVTFGTATGIAIESAGVTIMNDDLELLGTLLAHSRKCFAVIRQNLAWAFGYNLIAVPLAVGGVLHPIVSALLMATSSLVVVSNSLRLRKI
- a CDS encoding FixH family protein codes for the protein MKPFIIALYALFLFAMASGLTVAFRNAEGLVEPDYYLKQNGWFRAKTEERRIGLQVVRPESILQGENELTFVLTEQGKPLTNAAVKLFIGQVQNSAQDVTFVMRETAPGIYKTTVDVPARGKWLVRIDLSSNNLNTSKSWFYDVN